Genomic DNA from Apis mellifera strain DH4 linkage group LG6, Amel_HAv3.1, whole genome shotgun sequence:
atttaaagaaaaattaatcaattctaaaataattccatttcggaaatattaaattgagaaacgaagaagaacgaACATAtcgaaaacgattaaaattattcttaaaaaataattctcgaatatataaaatcacgaACATTccaacgaaaataatttttccaaagaaaaatcgtACTTGAAAAAGGTCAACAGGATattgaaagaggaaaaaaaaaagaaaaaagaaaagaaaaaaaacagaatgaAATTGATCGTAAAGTATCTTAATTAAGCATCGACGAAGCGGTGAGATAAGAGGCCACGGTGCGGCTAAGAatgtgtttataataataacttgatGGCAGAAACAGGCTGGTAGCCCGAGGTGGTTCGACGGTTGAGAAATCAATCATTTGCATACACATGCGTGCCATCCACTTACGCGAAAGATTACGTATCGTCTTGCGAAGACGATTGGATTTCAAAATCGCGAGATACCGGCTTATCGACAGCTTCGTAGTTATGAAAAATAGCTATgcggtaaaaataattatggcgGCCGAATTGAAATACGAAAGATTTGCGAGATAACACGAATTCTTTTTCACCCACGAATATTCCATccacatttgaaatattttcgattcgattcgattcgtcgagatggaaaattttttctctccatttaTTTGCTTATCCtaatagattttcttttttaacttgactttaattattatttaaatacttctTAATAAAACACTCggaaaattatctataaataatttaaatttattttttacattgaaaaaaatgactataatgattatattggcaatgtatctaatataattagttatattaaaataatatggcAAAATATCTTCTGTAACAAAgttatcgtattattttttaataataattttatttctataattatgaGCTATAATCAATTGCTTTACTTACctaagaatataagaaaataaatgcttTATCATTCAATAATGCTCAGTTAAGTGATTAAATGCTTTTAATAAGGAAAAGTACTCGTTAATTGGTTATACtagtgtataataataatgtgcaAAATCATACTGAATAGAAATGacgatcaaaataattaatcattgtatccgagttatttataattaaaaatattcattggaAATATACTTAAAGCAGAAACTAATTcacatatcaaataaatttatttaaatataattctctatCAACTATttcataattggaaaatttatataaaaatagatcttCAAACACCAATGTTCgttataaactttataaataccGCGCTtccttttatgaaattatttatatagcgTTACTATCACAAACCACGTGACAAAAGACACATTTACGTATAATTGTCACTTAAACGTTGCGACATTAGATATGCTTGTTTCCAATGTgatcaataaaatcaatcgtATAAATCCTCTAATTATTTCGAGCGACTTATTTACagcaaagatataataattatcgattcaaTAAATACCTGTGTGTTCATTAATCGGATCATTAAtcgacaattatattaattaagtatGCTACAGAAACagcattataaataacaataatagaaACAACGATTAAAGATTCtgatctatttattaattttaatactggTTTAAATCTTCAATTGTCTTTTCtgtcaatttaatttcaaaaaatcaatctaaattttattaaaacacctacatgttttttataattataaaatctacaCTTTGATTATAATGTTTAGCAACATCAATGTAAGCAAGAATCGAGAAGGATATGTTAAGAATATGTGAAAGAAAAGACTAACACACATGCAAGCAATAAcgctgaaaaaagaaatctttgtaCATCAATTGTTTGCGAGACGGAGAGAAGCTATATAGTTTGCGCCGATTATATCCTTCCGCATACTCGACGAACCTCGTAGAATAAGATTAATCGGCCCTTCTGTATAAGCGTACAGTATCGCGTTGCTTATGCAACGTTACGCGGTTGGGAAagtaaaagaaagagagaaagagcgggAACAACAATCGGAGACAGAAGACAGAAAGAATGACAGGCAGGTGGACGGATACGGATGGGAAAGAAAATCAACTCGCgaaaagaagatagaaaaaggGATAGAGAATATAAAGAGAGAAGTAATAAGAGAGAATgaacgagcgagagagaaattgACGGGTAATAGAAGCATTACATACCGTCCACAAGGCATGACGTGTGGAATAAACAGAGGAGCGCCAGAGCGAGAAAACTCGCTATGCCGCCGTCGCACGCGCCTCTCATCTTCCTCCAACTTTTCGCCTCGTGATCGTCGTGATCGTCGTTGTCGTCCCGTTGTCCACGGCCTCACTGTTCTctcgcgaaaaaaataattttcgcgaAAGCGGCCGTAGCTCAATGGCGACGACAGTAAACGGCGGCACGAGGATCGCGATCGACGTAGCCACGGCGGTGTCTCGATGCCCGGAATATCATCTTCTTGTCGACGTGGGGCTAAGGCGAAGTTCCCCGTCGACGGAACACTTGTCACCGTTGATCGCCGCTCGCTCTCATGCGAGCACACACGCGTGCACAAACGGAACGCACAGTGGTTCTTCGTTACTCGCTTCTCGTGTTGTTTTCCCTTCGTTCCTCCTCGCGTCCCGCTCTCATCTCGTAACTCGTGGTATTCGCGCTAACGAGGtccctcctttttctctttttttatctctccctctctctttctgttatTTGTCGTTTTCACGTTTTTCAACACGTCAATGATTGAACACAAACTACACAATTTAACACCACGAACAATCGACGGAAACGAaaggttattttttttttatgttcggTTACTTTACACGAAGAGCCTTGTTGCCCCTCGTCGTTTACGCCGCGCAAGGCAAGCCGCCATTTTCCTACTGTGCTGATAGGCCCGGCCTATTATCCCTCTTGGCCAACAGAAAGAGAGGTTTCGCACGACAAGGAAAAAAGCAACAGCGAACGAAATGATTCACTGACAATTCGATGAATGGTTCGATCTCGCGCGAATCACGCGGCACCAACTCTTTGACATCATCGTTCAGCTTGTTAACGTAACCTCTAGAGTACTGTCACGCGGACCACTCGCGAATTTTCACGGCAAACGCAGAGCGACTCGTGCTGTTGCTACTGCTGCCGCTACTGCCGTCACCACCGCTGCTGCTGCCTCTGTTCCTGCAACCGGTAGTTCGTTCAGCGGCGCCATCGCTCTTCTGTGGCAGGGCTGTAAGTACCAGTATCGATactatgaattttgaaatttttttttaatttctaagttTTAATGTGTgctttttataatgtatatctatttaaattataatttaattttataataaattactgacttacagaaaataatatcataaatttaaaaatattcttatcataattatatttttacaaatataataatttgaaatttttatacaaaaattaaaaatattataatattattaacaattactgtgtaaaagaaatttcaaaatcaaataatttttttcattcatttcatatGAAACAccgaaatatttatctaaagatgataaaatattttactttaggAATATCAAAGGAATATACTACATACATACAAACATAAACGaacaatatcaaattaaaaaattttctatcaaatttatttataatcttatatatatatataattataaaagtaaaggTATTGTTATTTGGAATAAATGAATACTAAATTATTTGCTTATATCAGtttcttataattacatacaatgaaaatagttcttgtaaaattattttgaatattttaatttgctaatttcctaatttttttttttttttttataaatggcaTTATTATACAGAACATTTTGatatcatatatcaaatatatgtatatttagtatatgatgtaatatactaaatataacattgatattattgcttatttttttcctttcctttctaatgttactattacaaaaaaattatttaacattataacattacaatataattataattttcgtaacaaagcaaaaaaaacaatttttataacttcattgcatttttaaaaataatagtatcatttagaataaatcatttatatcacTTGTATCacttataaatacttttaaatatcgtataaagagaatacataatatacatttaaaatcgtGTGAAACTACTAGGAAAAGTTTTCCAAAAATGCAATAAAGGAATATGGAAatacaaaaagataaaattataataatgttatacaattaaaaaatatgctttTAAAGTAGAGGTTGAAAACGAggaatcaaaaattatccatATTAATCAGAGTTGTTTCAACctctatttttgaattaaaatacaacATATCACAATAATGTATTAACAGCAAAGAAttcatttgcaatattttttcatacgtaatatatattgcacaaaaaatcgaaggaatattcgaaatccgtttcatttttttaaaaatagtattatttactatatatccCATAAATGCccataatcgataaattcacAATAACATTTGCAGCATTaataaaaagtgataaaaataatactacaTTACGTATCGTCAATTAATacgataattaatacatacttaatatataatattaactgcATATCAAATTATGTAAGaaacatatatgaatatttgatcCAACTGACGTTATTGATTATTACATAAGTCACGACGAGCAATATGTATCATGTACGAtacgatattttcaaaacagcgtcatttgttttcaatttttaattttaacttcaaatcttctttcaaaaaaaaaaatttaaccttTTAAAATCTTGCGAACCTTtcacaaatttgaaaaaattgcaaattaattcattattacacAATGCctttaaaacaaagaaatactTTAAGCTAAAATGTTAAACTCATCATTGATAAAAgttcataaattttagaacaatccaattattattatatcgttcacaagattttaaaaaacgatttatgaatttataattaaaatacaatatatgcgaaattaaacatttttcgtttttttttcctcttttttacgATAACCTACGTTAAACATTGTTATATCTGAGTTTGACTTCCCCATGCTCTCGAAAGCACCGTTCTCGTAATTCTCTTACCAATAGTCTGTACGATGAAACCGATTTTTTGTAACTTATCATgatccaatatttttctccCATCGAAAATGTACGCGGGTTTCATCATGTTGATGTAAATTCGTTTATAATCTAACTcctggataaaaaaaaaaatcaaaataattaatcaagcttaaatttacatttacaaaatACATTTATGCAAGTAAATACATTGTTACCAACCACAAACTCGTCCCATTCTGTACACAGGACAATGGCGTGTGTACCCTTCGTAGCGCTATAAGCatctttgtaaatattaattctacttTTCACGTGTTCTGGGTCATTAGTCACGCTTGGATGCGTCAAATCCTCGACAATTTGACTTTCCTCAACCTTGGGCAAAGGCaagagaaagataataaagaaggaacgatatacacacacacacacacacacacacacatatatatatacacaaagtTCACCTTGGGATCGTATATATGAAGCATGGCTCCCTCGTCCAGCAGCGTCTTGGCAACGTGAATGGCGGGTGATTCACGCGTATCGCCTGTATTTTTCTTGAACGCGAAACCTAGCATCGAGATCCTCTTGTCCGTGACGGTGTTGAACAAAGACTCGATTACTTTAGCCGAGAATCTCGATTTTTGATACTCGTTCATGTCTATCACTTGTTGCCAATAGGCGGCAACCTCGGGCAGATTCAGGCATTCGCAAATGTACACCAGGTTAAGGATATCCTTTTGAAAGCAGGAACCGCCGAATCCAACGGACGCGTGAAGAAACTTGGAACCTATTCGGGAGTCGAGGCCAACCGCCCGTGCAACCTCGGACACATCCGCGCCTGTCGCCTCGCACACGGCCGATAGGGAATTTATGCTCGATATACGTTGTGCCAAGAAAGCGTTGGCGGCctgaaaagtaattaatttcaaataataattgcgcaacgattttttaaatattataatcgaaGAGATAAaactgtaaattatatatatattaattaaatatatataattaaaaatattatataaaatttatataatataaatatataattatataaatatttataatatttaaaatattaataaatatatgtaaatatatatattatataaattatatataattaaaaatattatatatatatataaattatatatatataattaaaaatatatataaattatatatatttttaaaaattatatatatatttataaattatatatatatatataattaaaaatatatatataatttatatatatataattatatatatatatacgcacacCTCGACGtgacattttgaaaaaaaaaatacgaaatacgtGACGTTATCTggcaaacaaaattttacaatcgtTAAACAATGATATGATATCTATACCTGATCGCCAATATATATCTGTTGTAATATTTGTTGtagatataatatgaaatattctttcttttttttttttttttttaccagttTTGATAATTCCGAGCTCCAAGTGTTCgttgttaaaatattcttccttGGAATCCAATGCTCGTAAACCTTGCACAATTCCTCGATGGCCGCCTGCCCTTCCGGCGAATCCTCACCGCCGATCAAAACGCGATCTGCGTTCACCAGATCCTCAATGGCGGTTCCCTCCGCCAAGAATTCTGGATTTGATAAGATctggaaaggagaaaagaatgtATATGTacgcaaaaaaattttcctgtTGCTGTTGTGTCGCTTCGCATCACGATTGCATCGATGATGTCAAAGGACGcgcaacaaataataaaaaagaccGGTTAGttgtgaaagaaagaaaggtcaTATGATGATATATGTGATGAGCGAGtaacaattatacaataagaTGTCTCTGTCTATTGGCAGACATAAACTTAATGGTTTATTgaatcaattttccaatagTTCCAATAGTAGTATTAATAAtgcgttaataataaattaactaacgctgaaaaaaatattaaatttatacgttaaaaattatcgaatttaaaatctataaaaataactaacgGAACGATTATGTATTTAGAGAATTATTCTcttctcgaaaatatatttatttttataattaaaaaaaaagagagattaaATCGTATTAGCATAATCTACaaatagaaaggaaaaaaaaaaaaaaatattaatcaacatGCGGAAAAGATGCATCTGGTATGCGTCTAAAAATAGCTGGAAAGGGTACCGTGTAATATGTCTATTACGAGCAAGGAGAAActgtaaattttctttgctCTTATTCCACCACGATATTGAGTCCATTATACTATCTATCTACTCAATCTTTACTTCTAGAATACACAACGGCATATCAGAAGCCAGCCACGTGGCATTCGAGTCATTACTCTCACAAGACCATTAAATCTTCTCTACAGAGAGcaatgaagagagagagagagagagagagagagagagagagagagagagagagagagagaagaaatttcgagGAGATCAATTTATACTTTCGACAAAATAATCGACAGAACTTGAAATTGCATTTCGATTTCTTCGTGCAATCTTCGTTGCGTGTATATAATCGATAtacaaaatcgatcgaattgtaATTCCGTAATTgaatacgattaaaataatcaaattttcatagCGGTACACTATTTACCTGACACGATACTCCTGGCTTGTGATTGGCAcgcaaaatattcattatactcTCTGCAGCTCTTACTGGAACCGTGCTTTTTTCTACAACGATTTTATTTCCCGTCGCTATTTCCGCGATCATTCTGGCCGCGCTCTCGACGTACTTCAAATCAGCTGCTCTTCCCTTTCCATTGCCGAACGTTTTCGTCGGGGTATTCACCGAAATGAAGATTAGATCCGCTTCCTGGATTGCAGTTTCTATATCCGTGGAAAAGAACAAATTCTTGCCGCGACATTTGCGCACCACTTCATCAAGACCTGGTTCGTATATCGGCAATTTCTCCGAGTTCCATTGGGCGATCCTCTCTTTGCTCTTGTCCACAACGGTCACTTGAATTTCTGGGCATTTCAGAGCAATCACACTACACGTTGGTCCACCCACATATCCAGCACCGATGCCGCAAATTTTTCTGATAGTCATATTTGGTACCTATCAATCACGCAACTATTGATCGTTAtctttttagagaaaaaaatttcttctttcataagTATAATTACATTGAACATCTAtggatatattttgtaaaatttttaaaaaatgatttcgagaaaattgtaACGTAAGTGATTATGTGTAATAAAacttgcaaataattttacagaTATCCGACATGTAGATCTTCTAAATTGAGAATCATATTGATAGTTAATCtaattgaataaatcgaaattaactaaaaaaatatttctttcattttacactgcttttttgtatttaattgtattaaaaatgtaacatgaaaaattagatataaggaaataaatatacagataaatataaaacacttTATTACTGTTTTActgatatatgaatttaatcaaattataaaggtctcaaaaattatataataatgtattaagtaaaattattttaaacatttaattcattaattttttaattgtttaatatattatattgtaaatcattatattcatatatatatcactagTAATtccaataagaaatattttctaatgattctactattaataatttgtaattaatgtaaatttaaaataaataaaaagcaaaagatcaagaaagaatatatttatcacgtTTTTGTCAGTAACCATTAACGAAATGCTACATTATGATTTCGAAGCACTAATGATTTACTAGCTTTAAAACGatagaataaatgaatttagcttgcaataagatttaaaataatataaattaattttatttaatttattattattattacctgtAGCTACTGCTTCTAAATTTATGTCGAAATAGAAAACGAGCGGCTTCCCAGAATCGACAGTAGGacggaagaaaatattacgatAAGTCGAAAATCACTATTCATTCAGTTCACGTACTGTCACGAAcacattaataaacaaatgttTTTTAGATTCCAAATATCAACGTTCATGACAGATACGTTTTATAAACGAATCGTCGACACATTAGGAACACTGACATAGCCGCTACGCGTTCTTTACAGAAAATACTCTCAACTGGAGACGCATAGGTCGCACGCGCGGTCTCTGTCGTTACATTCTCGTTGCTAATGAATTCACGCATGCGTGTTTCGACGTTTTCAACTTTCTACTGCATctttcaaattcataaaacTATTGAGATAAGCAAAAcgtttttactttaaataaaacacaacTTTCTTttcatacataaaatttatgttattttaataataatacgtaacATAAATCCATACATTGCATCTATTTAttgacaatatattaatatatttctaattaatttaataaatttaataattattcatattatattttctgtttgataaataaaataatgatttatataatactttaaattgtaaagcaaattctaaaaatataaagtgaatttctttttagaaaaatatttgtaagttatttaaaataatattttaattattttagaaataaatattgagatatatttagaaaattcaaaaataatcattatgtttcctctctatataaattagtatatcaagatattatttgttaaatggCATTGTGGTGGCGCTGATGATGGCGCTGCTATATGATTCTTTCTTTACGTTCTTGGCGGTCGTACTTTGCGTTGTGCTAAGCGAAGTACAAACTTTTATATCCTTTGTGATATAAAGGAtccgttaaattttttattaaaacgatggttcaaaaaaaggtaaatttaataaattgttagataaaaataatatttccaatgataatgatttattattctgaATTTTGATGGTTAGAATTCAGCATGTCTTGGATATGcgctattattataaatatgtttctcTTTCGtacattttatcatattagctatttatttagtttattattcaatacgattatttattgacataaatatatgaattttttatatatgtgatTTTGTTGATACATAT
This window encodes:
- the LOC413356 gene encoding UDP-glucose 6-dehydrogenase, translated to MTIRKICGIGAGYVGGPTCSVIALKCPEIQVTVVDKSKERIAQWNSEKLPIYEPGLDEVVRKCRGKNLFFSTDIETAIQEADLIFISVNTPTKTFGNGKGRAADLKYVESAARMIAEIATGNKIVVEKSTVPVRAAESIMNILRANHKPGVSCQILSNPEFLAEGTAIEDLVNADRVLIGGEDSPEGQAAIEELCKVYEHWIPRKNILTTNTWSSELSKLAANAFLAQRISSINSLSAVCEATGADVSEVARAVGLDSRIGSKFLHASVGFGGSCFQKDILNLVYICECLNLPEVAAYWQQVIDMNEYQKSRFSAKVIESLFNTVTDKRISMLGFAFKKNTGDTRESPAIHVAKTLLDEGAMLHIYDPKVEESQIVEDLTHPSVTNDPEHVKSRINIYKDAYSATKGTHAIVLCTEWDEFVELDYKRIYINMMKPAYIFDGRKILDHDKLQKIGFIVQTIGKRITRTVLSRAWGSQTQI